One stretch of Armigeres subalbatus isolate Guangzhou_Male chromosome 2, GZ_Asu_2, whole genome shotgun sequence DNA includes these proteins:
- the LOC134211961 gene encoding peroxisomal multifunctional enzyme type 2-like isoform X2 codes for MTAGKSLQSDAVFAGINDRVTENEAKAKAINAVFLYKITDGGKVSKEWVLDLKNAKVYEGPIQGKADTTMTISDSDMVDLALGKLQPQAAFMKGKLKITGNIMLAQKLAPLLKTEAKL; via the exons ATGACCGCTGGAAAGAGCCTACAGAGCGATGCCGTATTTGCCGGCATCAACGACCGAGTTACGGAAAACGAGGCAAAGGCCAAGGCCATCAACGCGGTGTTCCTATACAAGATTACCGATGGCGGTAAAGTTTCCAAGGAGTGGG TGCTGGACTTGAAGAATGCTAAGGTGTATGAGGGCCCGATCCAGGGCAAGGCCGACACCACGATGACCATTTCCGACAGCGATATGGTTGATCTGGCGCTTGGAAAACTGCAACCACAGGCTGCCTTCATGAAGGGAAAACTGAAGATCACCGGAAACATCATGCTAGCGCAAAAGTTGGCTCCGCTGCTGAAAACGGAAGCTAAGCTGTAA